A single region of the Planctomycetia bacterium genome encodes:
- a CDS encoding biopolymer transporter ExbD translates to MKVSRRSFKVEVPSVAMGDIAFNLLVFFVILAKAQDDAHLQWNPAKTTTVEAAKKARVGIVVDVDSKLYLNGHAVDQMSLADAVEKALGTAGSGERTVLLKIDKQAQALTFEKVLEAVSKAGGEIIHILDKKEG, encoded by the coding sequence ATGAAAGTTTCACGGCGCTCATTCAAGGTCGAAGTTCCCAGCGTGGCGATGGGCGATATCGCCTTCAACCTGCTGGTGTTCTTCGTCATCTTGGCGAAGGCGCAAGACGATGCCCACTTGCAATGGAACCCCGCCAAGACCACGACGGTCGAAGCGGCGAAGAAGGCGCGCGTCGGCATCGTCGTCGATGTCGATAGCAAGCTTTATTTGAACGGCCACGCGGTCGATCAGATGAGCCTGGCCGATGCCGTGGAGAAAGCGCTCGGTACGGCCGGCAGCGGCGAGCGAACCGTATTATTGAAGATCGATAAACAAGCCCAGGCGCTGACCTTCGAAAAAGTCTTGGAAGCGGTCAGCAAAGCCGGTGGCGAGATCATCCATATTCTCGACAAAAAAGAAGGATAA
- a CDS encoding DUF4159 domain-containing protein has protein sequence MNSARPSRLKLVSIVAAYAVWVVVVCAWMARAIPTIIRLGFLGLEGRFIPGDTFYDIFFGLAGLCGLWLVRQGRRLKGPTRYAKYTLAFPLLWQASVYAADRFEFAIVRAKLADFGLTGLFVVGLVWIIWYVERRWNERFHHGIHLDSTEKRKRDWNPLHPEAWYYGRHNAKLHQSLAILANYSLLFFLGFMLSSQLGGCQEIYELPAGGGKHQTIAQTVKIQKVIKKKFVINPYSSIIMATRPIDDVKLQLVEKTAHKYSIGQGEGDVSGYAGGTAMGKTRFIRLEYAGGDWDQDFGIGADLNMLIQFNVRTGQKTADQTESRTISQLDNFPAGKSPPLMYMTGQRSITLSKSEIKTLREYLFDKQGMLFIDNGGSSGFHSQAFAMMRLVAPEIEPVKVPLDDIIHRVPYQIPFLPYVSPHGGRDAWGWKLNGRWVCYYHPGDIGDAWSDGHSGVRTEVWEACYQLGVNVMAYANDEYAKWLMARMGK, from the coding sequence ATGAACTCGGCACGTCCTAGTCGACTGAAGCTGGTCTCGATCGTCGCGGCTTACGCGGTGTGGGTCGTGGTCGTCTGCGCTTGGATGGCCCGAGCCATTCCGACGATCATCCGGCTCGGTTTCCTCGGGCTCGAAGGGCGCTTCATTCCCGGCGACACCTTCTACGATATCTTCTTCGGCCTCGCCGGCTTGTGCGGCCTGTGGCTCGTGCGACAAGGTCGCCGGCTGAAAGGGCCCACGCGTTATGCCAAGTACACCTTGGCGTTCCCGCTGTTGTGGCAGGCTTCGGTCTATGCGGCCGATCGATTCGAGTTTGCGATCGTCCGTGCGAAGCTCGCCGACTTCGGCCTTACCGGCCTGTTCGTCGTCGGCCTCGTCTGGATCATCTGGTACGTCGAGCGTCGTTGGAACGAGCGATTCCACCACGGCATCCACTTGGATTCGACGGAGAAGCGGAAGCGAGATTGGAATCCGCTGCATCCCGAAGCTTGGTACTACGGCCGCCACAACGCCAAGCTGCATCAGTCGCTGGCGATCTTGGCGAACTATTCGCTATTGTTTTTCCTCGGCTTCATGCTGTCGAGCCAACTCGGCGGCTGCCAAGAAATCTACGAACTTCCCGCCGGCGGCGGTAAGCACCAGACGATTGCGCAGACGGTGAAGATCCAGAAGGTGATCAAGAAGAAGTTCGTCATCAATCCGTACAGCTCGATCATCATGGCTACGCGGCCGATCGACGACGTGAAATTACAGCTCGTCGAGAAGACGGCCCATAAGTATTCGATCGGCCAAGGCGAGGGAGACGTTTCCGGATACGCCGGCGGCACCGCGATGGGCAAGACGCGCTTCATTCGTCTCGAATACGCCGGCGGCGATTGGGATCAAGACTTCGGCATCGGCGCCGATCTCAATATGTTGATTCAATTCAACGTCCGCACCGGGCAGAAGACGGCCGACCAGACCGAGTCGCGCACCATTTCGCAGCTGGATAACTTCCCGGCCGGTAAGAGCCCGCCGCTGATGTATATGACCGGGCAGCGGTCGATCACGCTCTCGAAGAGCGAAATCAAGACGCTGCGCGAATACTTGTTCGACAAGCAAGGGATGCTGTTCATCGACAACGGCGGCAGCTCGGGCTTCCATAGCCAAGCCTTCGCGATGATGCGGCTGGTGGCGCCGGAGATCGAGCCGGTGAAGGTGCCGCTCGACGACATCATTCACCGCGTCCCTTACCAGATTCCGTTCTTGCCGTATGTCTCGCCGCACGGTGGTCGCGATGCTTGGGGCTGGAAGCTCAACGGTCGTTGGGTTTGCTACTACCATCCCGGCGATATCGGCGATGCTTGGAGCGACGGCCACTCCGGCGTCCGCACCGAAGTTTGGGAAGCGTGTTATCAATTGGGCGTGAACGTGATGGCGTATGCCAACGACGAATACGCCAAGTGGCTCATGGCCCGGATGGGGAAATAA
- a CDS encoding tetratricopeptide repeat protein, which produces MIRVCRTSVLVGLLLVGFASAAPVEAYAAKGYEKLDEMAVDRWAKLRETERYQLNIAEKYYREQNWAVAAGEYEKFVTLYETSEGCSYAQMKWANCQVKIKKLNTAVKDGYQTVIDYWPESADAVACSYLIGRTYKEMGEIQQAKAAYLKLLDKHNGEMVAILARLDLADLARIEQDRGRQIALLKELVHSAPRVGDAGRQIGEISRTLAILLFEDGLFADGVASMGTTWKEPELSYYLWLYVREPLGRLIAVPETKDRGIKVADDAIAYFIQQQPQAPKDDAERARAKSMAYYAADMHQYAGRQAEAGMMYDKLLAQYGNDDEVLARYAAYLKTQNRRDDARKAYGRMKNQIEGQHQVAYSYREESKPLLAVPIYQDLLTKDAANAPRWQYSLAEVYRDGGKYKEAIASFQQCDNFPTNLQQIGGCYRALNQFREAIGIYTQIVGGYEASASWALLQIGYTQEQAGQAETAIKTFQQVCKRYPKTGEASQAHQHLNNKYKIMVTLGGAKEE; this is translated from the coding sequence ATGATTCGTGTCTGTCGAACTTCAGTCTTGGTCGGTCTCTTGCTGGTCGGCTTTGCGTCGGCCGCTCCGGTCGAGGCGTATGCGGCGAAGGGCTATGAAAAGCTCGACGAAATGGCGGTCGATCGCTGGGCGAAGCTCCGCGAAACCGAGCGCTATCAGCTCAACATCGCCGAGAAATACTACCGCGAGCAGAACTGGGCGGTCGCCGCCGGCGAGTACGAAAAGTTCGTCACGCTCTATGAAACGAGCGAGGGCTGCTCCTACGCGCAAATGAAATGGGCCAACTGCCAAGTCAAAATCAAGAAGCTGAACACGGCCGTGAAGGACGGCTATCAAACGGTTATCGACTACTGGCCCGAGTCGGCCGACGCCGTCGCTTGCTCCTATCTGATCGGCCGCACCTATAAGGAAATGGGAGAGATACAGCAGGCCAAGGCCGCGTATCTCAAGCTGCTCGATAAGCACAACGGCGAGATGGTCGCCATCCTCGCGCGACTCGATCTGGCCGACTTGGCCCGCATCGAACAAGACCGCGGTCGGCAAATCGCGTTATTGAAAGAGTTGGTTCACAGTGCGCCGCGCGTCGGCGATGCCGGCCGGCAGATCGGCGAAATCTCGCGGACCTTGGCGATCTTGCTGTTCGAAGACGGTCTCTTCGCCGACGGCGTGGCCTCGATGGGCACTACCTGGAAAGAGCCCGAGCTCTCGTATTACCTGTGGCTCTACGTGCGCGAACCGCTCGGGCGTCTGATCGCGGTTCCCGAAACGAAGGACCGAGGAATCAAGGTCGCCGACGACGCGATCGCGTACTTCATCCAACAGCAACCGCAAGCGCCGAAAGACGACGCCGAGCGCGCTCGCGCCAAGTCGATGGCCTACTACGCGGCCGACATGCATCAGTATGCCGGACGCCAGGCCGAAGCCGGCATGATGTACGACAAGCTGTTGGCCCAGTACGGCAACGACGACGAAGTGCTCGCGCGCTATGCCGCGTATCTCAAGACCCAAAACCGACGCGACGATGCCCGCAAGGCCTACGGCCGGATGAAGAACCAAATCGAAGGGCAGCATCAAGTCGCCTATTCGTATCGCGAAGAGAGCAAGCCGCTGCTGGCCGTGCCGATCTACCAAGACCTGCTCACGAAGGATGCCGCCAACGCCCCGCGCTGGCAGTACAGCCTGGCCGAAGTCTATCGCGACGGGGGCAAATACAAGGAAGCGATCGCCTCGTTCCAACAATGCGACAACTTCCCGACGAACCTACAGCAGATCGGCGGCTGCTATCGGGCTCTCAACCAGTTCCGCGAAGCGATCGGCATCTACACGCAGATCGTCGGCGGGTACGAAGCCTCGGCTTCTTGGGCTCTACTGCAGATCGGCTACACGCAAGAGCAAGCCGGTCAGGCCGAAACCGCGATCAAGACGTTTCAGCAAGTGTGCAAGCGCTATCCGAAGACGGGCGAAGCCAGCCAAGCCCATCAGCACTTGAACAACAAGTATAAGATCATGGTGACGCTCGGCGGTGCGAAAGAAGAATAA